AAACGATCACAAATATTTTGAACGCTCGTCCATCAATAATTTAGTAGCAAGATATCCTGGGTTTTCATTCTTATTAGGTTGCTCAACATTATATTTAGGTCTTGGTAGCTTTTTGTATCACGGAACACTAACGCATTTCTTTCAAAAAGTAGACCAAACAGGAATGTATTTTGTACTAATAAGTGCCATTGCGTATAATATGTTTAAAATCTTTCCAAAAATAAGATGGAAAAAAACACTACGAAGTTCTCATAAATTTATACTTGTCTGTGCTTTAGTATTAATGCTTGCATTTTATCTATATCTATGGAAAATGCCAATTAATATTGTATTTCCTATATTAGTATTATCTTATTTTGGTAGTAATTATTTTATATATAAAAAACTAAATCACTCAAAGCCAGTAACAGCATTTATCAAAGCATCTTTTTTTACATTACTACTCTCATTCTCACTATGGATATTAGACATCACTAGCGTTTTGTGTTCACCAACAAGCGTATTTCAAGGTCATGCACTTTGGCATATTTTAAATGCAATAGCCATATTTTTAATGTATTTATATGTACGCAGCGAAGAATATTTACCAGAAGAAGTTGCTACAGAGTAAACTTTGGCATAATTTTTAATATATTTGTAGTAGAAATTAACTTTTATGAAAAAGATTAGTATTTATTTGAGTACACTATTAATGGTGTTATTCTTTACCAACTGCGATTTAGCTAAAAAAATTGCTCAAGTTGATCAAAACTTAAAAAAAGCAACCAACCAATTACCAGCAAGAGCTTATCAAATAGATTATCCTAACAATCCAGATAGAATTAAGCCAACTAGTTATACTAATGCTCCTGCTTTAAAAGTAAACTATAATCCAAACGGCGTAAAATACAAAGATTTTGTCTTTCAAGATTTTAATATTACAACAGAGTACTATGCTAAAGATGTAATTACTCAGAAAGGTAAAAGCATGAACCTAATCATGGATATACTTACTCCTAAAGGAGATAATACAACCAATAGACCTTGTATTGTTTATCTTTTTGGTGGTGGATTCACCATGAAAGTAGATGATGGTATACAAGAAATGTGTAAAGGCATGGCACTAAAAGGTTATGTTGTCTGTGCTGTTGACTATAGAATTGGATTTAGTGGAGAATTGGATTTAATTCAATGTAAAACAACCAATACAGATGAATTTAATCTAGCTGTTTTAAGAGCAACACAAGATGCGAGAACTGCAATTAAATACATTAAGCAAAATGCAAGTCGTTTAGGTATTAATCCAAATTTAATTTTTGTTGGCGGACAAAGTGCTGGAGCTATTACAGCTTTAAATACTGCCTATTATGATGATTTTGAAGATAAAGATAATTTACTTAAAAATATAGGTGGTTCATTAAATGCAAATACAGGAGCAACAAATAAAACAGCAGCTAGTGTAAATACAGACATAGCAGGTGTTTTTACTTTAGCTGGATGCTTATTAAATCCTAATATAATTGATAATGCTAAAACACCATTGCTAATGATGTTTGGTAGTTGCGATGAATTACTACATGTTAATGTTGGAAAAGTGTACAAATGTGATAGTAAAGGAACTGGTGGATTAACGGGTTACGGACCTCAATATATATATAGTAAAATGGCAAGCAAAGTACCTACTTTTTGGATTAATATCAATAAAGGTGGTCATGGACCTGGTGGTTGGAACTATGATAATATGGTAGAGTGGACTTCTACTTTTACTTATGCTGTTATGAACAATCAATTTAAATCAGGTACAGCTACTGTTAACGCAGTAACTCCTGTTTGTAAATAAGTATAAAAAGATTTGCTTACATTTATAGTAAATGAAGCGAATTTGTTTACTATATTTCATATTGATATTTTGTCTAACAAAAAATACTTTTTCTCATAATTATAGTATTACTACCAAGAACAATAGGTCAATATACATTCCTTTTGAATTACATAATGGAATTATTGTAGTAAAACCTATAATTAATAATAAAACTTATAATTTTATATTTGATTCAGGAAGTAAGAATACTATTTTTGTTAAACCAAAATTAATAGACTCTACCGATTTAGTTTTTAAATCTAATTTATATATTTCTGGGCTAGGTGCTTATGATAGTATTCAAATGGTAAAAATTCATCAATGTAATTTGCAGCTAAATGGCTTGCAAAATGATAGCTTATCAGTATTGTCACTCACTGAAGATGTACTACAATTAGATGATTTTTTTGGTGTAGATATCGATGGTGTTTTTGGTGCAGAAATTTTTGCTAATTTTTATATGCACATCAACTATAAAAAAAAGTTGATAGAACTTCGCAATAAAAACTTTTCAGTGAATGAAAGCTATTACAAACAAAGTGTAGATATTAAAAATGATAAAGCTTATGTAGAAACTGTAATTATCAACGAAAACGGACAACCTTTTATTGTAAGATTATTATTAGATAGCGGAGCTAATATTCCTATTTTATTAAAAAATATATTTCCTAAAGATATTGGTATTAACTATAGTATTGATGCAGAGATTGGCGAAGGACTTTCTGGAGATATTTATGCTCAAATTGCTCGCTTGTCCTTATTACAGTTTGGCAACATACAATTTCATGATGTGGTGATTGGTTTTTATGAACACAATGCAACATACAATCCAAATATTATACATGGAAATATTGGCAATGATGTTTTATCTAGGTTAGATATTTACTACGCATATCCAGATAGTTGCATCTATTATAAAACGCATAAAGACACTTATAAACCATTTGATTTTTTCATAAATAATATATTTATAAATGAAAAAGACAACCGTTATTTTGTAAAAAGTATAGCCGAAGATTCTGCTCCATTTTTAGCAGGATTACAAAAAAATGATGAGATACTTAAAGTAAATAATATTCGTGTTGAAAATTTAAACAATATAGATGTATCTTCATTGCTCAACAGAAGTGTAGGAAAAAAAATAAAAGTAAAATACAAAAGAAACAATATTATTAATCAATGTAAATACATCATTAAACCTATAATATAAAATAATGCAAGCAATATATTTAGTAAAAAACGGAACACCAGAAAAAGCATTTGAGTTCAGAACTATAGAAAAGAAAGCACCAGCTAACGACGAAGTTGCTATTAGTGTAAAAGCATCTGGTATTAATTTTGCAGATGTAAGTGCAAGATTAGGTAACTATCAAGACTGTCCACCTTTGCCAACAATAATTGGTTACGAAGTAGTTGGTGTTGTAGATGCTGTAGGAAAAGATTGTACTCAGTTTAAAGTCGGCGATCATGTTTTGGCTTTCACAAGGTTTGGTGGTTATAGTCAGTATGTCTATCAAAAAGAAGAAGCTGTAGCAAAAATTTCTAGTACCATGGATATTGGAAAAGCACTTGCCTTAGCAACACAATATTCTACAGCTTATTTTTCTGCTTGTGTGGCTACTAATATTTTACCAAACGACAATGTTTTAATTCATGCAGGTGCTGGTGGCGTTGGTACTGCTTTAATTCAATTAGCAAAACTAAAACAAGCAAAGGTATTTGCTACTGCAGGAAGTGCTGCAAAATTGCAATATATGAAAGAACAAGGTGCAGATGTGGTTGTTAATTATAGAGAAGAAGATTTTAGCAAAGTCATTACAGAAAAAATGGACTTAGCTTTTGATAGTATAGGTGCTGAAAATTTTAGAAAGTCGTTCAAAATGCTCAATGCTGGTGGAAGACTAGTTGGCTATGGTGCAGCAGCTTTTACTGATGCAAAAAATGTAATTACCAAAGGAAAAATGGCATTAGAATTTGGTATTTATCATCCTGCCGAATTATTAATGGCTTGTAAATCTATTATTGGCGTGAATATGTTACGCATTGCCGACAATAAACCAACTACACTACAATATTGTATGCAGTCTGTTATTCAGTTGTTAGAAGAAGGAAAAATAAATCCACAAGTAGGAAAACTCTATGATGCAAAAGATATTTATCAAGCACATAGCGACATGGAAAACAGAAAAACTACAGGAAAAATTGGCATTGTTTGGTAATTTCTTTTATGATGGATACGAAATGACTTTTAGTAAAATTAGAGAGAATCGTCATTGCAAATTTTTTGAGGAACGAAAAAAATGTGGCAATCTCAGTATAAATAATTTTATTAACGCACCTAACAGGTGTTTTCACCTGTTAGCAATTAGAATATTTTAAATGAATAATAAATTTAAATATACTGAACTAATACAATCATATGCTACAGAACTTGGCTTTGATAGCGTAGGATTTGCTAAAGCAGATTTCTTAGAAACAGAAGCTCAACACTTAGAAACTTGGCTCAACAATAATTATCATGGAAAAATGTATTACATGGCTAATCACTTTGATAAACGATTAGATCCAAGATTATTACTAGACGATTGCAAAACAGTTGTAGTATTAACTTATAATTATTATCCAAATAAAATTCAAAATGAAAATACTTATCAAATAGCAAAATATGCTTATGGTGATGACTATCATAAAATAGTAAAAGATAAATTATATCTTATTTACGAAAGAATACAAGAGCAAATAGGAGCAGTAAATGCTAGAGTATTTGTAGACTCTGCACCAATTTTAGAAAGAGTTTGGGCAAATAAAAGTGGTTTAGGTTGGCAAGGCAAACACACTTTATTGATCAATAAAAAACGAGGTTCATTCTTTTTTATAGCTATTATGTTATTGGATATTGAGTTAAACTATAATGAAACTATTGCTACAAACCATTGTGGTACTTGTACAAAATGTATTGATGCTTGTCCAACAGAAGCTATTTTACCAAATAATATTTTAGATGCTAGTAAATGCATTTCCTATCTGACTATAGAATTAAAAGATGAAATAATACCTGTTGAATTTAAAAATAAAATGAATAATTATATTTTTGGTTGCGACATATGTCAAGATGTTTGTCCTTGGAACCGTTTTTCAAAATCACACCAAGAAATAGCATTTGAACCATTCGAAACTTGGCTTAACTTTACTAAAAATGACTGGAAAACACTTACTGAAGATGCTTTTAAACAGCTATTCAAACATTCACCAATTAAAAGAAGTAAGTATTTAGGTTTAAAACGAAACATTGATTTTCTTAAGTAATACTTATTCAATTCAAAATAAAAAAAAGTGAGCTTTTTAAGACTCACTTCCAGTTAATTAGTTAGTTGGTATAAAAACGAGTTATGCGTAAACCTTAGATTTTCTAAAATGTTTTACTAACAAATAATAAAAAGCAGGTCTTTTTTTCATTCTTTCAGATTTCATTTGCTCGCAAACTGCTGTTAAACCTTCTTCAGTTTTTGCAGTATCTGCAAGTTCTAATTTTTTAATTAAAAAGTTTTTCTTGATTCTTTCTAATTCAGTTGCTTGACCACAAGCTACCAATGCAGCATCTTGTTTGTACAAAGATGGACCTAATCCTTTTGCGATTTTTTCTAGCAGTGCTCTATCAACTTTAACACCTAATTTCTCAAGTTGTTTTTGACTAGCATCAACTGCTTCGATAAATTTACTCATAATAATTTCTTTAAAGTTTTAATTCTATATGTCTAAATTAGAAATAAATTACTAGATACACAAAAATAAATTGAATACTTATCTACAATGTGTTGATTATGTTTATAGTTTGCTTGTTGAATTCAAAAATATCTCCTATTTTTCTATTATATAATAATAATCCTAATGGAGATTTGCTCGAAATTATAAAATACTGCTCATCATTAAATTTTAATTTTCCAATACCAATACTAATATAAAATTTTCCAATATTAGTATGAATTAAACTTCCATCAATTACAATAGTATTGCTTTTATTATAGTCAATTCGATTTAATATATTTAACTGTTCTATTTTTTGTTGTAGTTGATTTTGTAGTTGTGCT
Above is a genomic segment from Chitinophagales bacterium containing:
- a CDS encoding zinc-binding dehydrogenase; amino-acid sequence: MQAIYLVKNGTPEKAFEFRTIEKKAPANDEVAISVKASGINFADVSARLGNYQDCPPLPTIIGYEVVGVVDAVGKDCTQFKVGDHVLAFTRFGGYSQYVYQKEEAVAKISSTMDIGKALALATQYSTAYFSACVATNILPNDNVLIHAGAGGVGTALIQLAKLKQAKVFATAGSAAKLQYMKEQGADVVVNYREEDFSKVITEKMDLAFDSIGAENFRKSFKMLNAGGRLVGYGAAAFTDAKNVITKGKMALEFGIYHPAELLMACKSIIGVNMLRIADNKPTTLQYCMQSVIQLLEEGKINPQVGKLYDAKDIYQAHSDMENRKTTGKIGIVW
- a CDS encoding aspartyl protease family protein, whose protein sequence is MKRICLLYFILIFCLTKNTFSHNYSITTKNNRSIYIPFELHNGIIVVKPIINNKTYNFIFDSGSKNTIFVKPKLIDSTDLVFKSNLYISGLGAYDSIQMVKIHQCNLQLNGLQNDSLSVLSLTEDVLQLDDFFGVDIDGVFGAEIFANFYMHINYKKKLIELRNKNFSVNESYYKQSVDIKNDKAYVETVIINENGQPFIVRLLLDSGANIPILLKNIFPKDIGINYSIDAEIGEGLSGDIYAQIARLSLLQFGNIQFHDVVIGFYEHNATYNPNIIHGNIGNDVLSRLDIYYAYPDSCIYYKTHKDTYKPFDFFINNIFINEKDNRYFVKSIAEDSAPFLAGLQKNDEILKVNNIRVENLNNIDVSSLLNRSVGKKIKVKYKRNNIINQCKYIIKPII
- a CDS encoding alpha/beta hydrolase, translating into MKKISIYLSTLLMVLFFTNCDLAKKIAQVDQNLKKATNQLPARAYQIDYPNNPDRIKPTSYTNAPALKVNYNPNGVKYKDFVFQDFNITTEYYAKDVITQKGKSMNLIMDILTPKGDNTTNRPCIVYLFGGGFTMKVDDGIQEMCKGMALKGYVVCAVDYRIGFSGELDLIQCKTTNTDEFNLAVLRATQDARTAIKYIKQNASRLGINPNLIFVGGQSAGAITALNTAYYDDFEDKDNLLKNIGGSLNANTGATNKTAASVNTDIAGVFTLAGCLLNPNIIDNAKTPLLMMFGSCDELLHVNVGKVYKCDSKGTGGLTGYGPQYIYSKMASKVPTFWININKGGHGPGGWNYDNMVEWTSTFTYAVMNNQFKSGTATVNAVTPVCK
- the queG gene encoding tRNA epoxyqueuosine(34) reductase QueG, with translation MNNKFKYTELIQSYATELGFDSVGFAKADFLETEAQHLETWLNNNYHGKMYYMANHFDKRLDPRLLLDDCKTVVVLTYNYYPNKIQNENTYQIAKYAYGDDYHKIVKDKLYLIYERIQEQIGAVNARVFVDSAPILERVWANKSGLGWQGKHTLLINKKRGSFFFIAIMLLDIELNYNETIATNHCGTCTKCIDACPTEAILPNNILDASKCISYLTIELKDEIIPVEFKNKMNNYIFGCDICQDVCPWNRFSKSHQEIAFEPFETWLNFTKNDWKTLTEDAFKQLFKHSPIKRSKYLGLKRNIDFLK
- a CDS encoding DUF2853 family protein, which translates into the protein MSKFIEAVDASQKQLEKLGVKVDRALLEKIAKGLGPSLYKQDAALVACGQATELERIKKNFLIKKLELADTAKTEEGLTAVCEQMKSERMKKRPAFYYLLVKHFRKSKVYA
- a CDS encoding ceramidase domain-containing protein, encoding MPILDFEKFKDNFSMSIHRPRVFTQPIFIGLLFFGILFVFYKLNQYISPWENYKQAGGNATDFCEMNRFDQLIVQPSNTWSNILFIIVAFIIISIAKNDHKYFERSSINNLVARYPGFSFLLGCSTLYLGLGSFLYHGTLTHFFQKVDQTGMYFVLISAIAYNMFKIFPKIRWKKTLRSSHKFILVCALVLMLAFYLYLWKMPINIVFPILVLSYFGSNYFIYKKLNHSKPVTAFIKASFFTLLLSFSLWILDITSVLCSPTSVFQGHALWHILNAIAIFLMYLYVRSEEYLPEEVATE